The Streptomyces sp. 135 sequence TGGCTCAAGACCGAGCTGGCTGCCGGGCCTCACCTACGCCAACCCGCCTCCACCGACCGCAAGACGGCCTTCGCCGACTTCGCGGCTTAAGGTCGGCATGCTCAACGGCCACCCGAGCCTCATCCAGATGGCCAAGGGCGGCAAGGTCGACTACGGCGTCGCGCCCATCCCCGGCAAGGAAGGCCCGCTGAAGAGCACCTCTGGCGTGGCTGACTGGATGATGGCGTTCAAGGACGGCGGCAGAAGGAAGGCGTGAAGAAGTTCCTGGACTTCACGTACCCAAGAAGATGCTGGCGTTCGACGAGATGTACAACCTCATGCCGGTCACCCAGGACGCCCTGGAGGAAATGCAGACCAACGGCAAGCACAAGGACCTGGAGCCGTTCTTCGAGGTGCTGCCGAGCGCCAAGTTCTACCCGCTGGGCGACCTTCACCACCTGGGACCTCGTCTCCGCCGAGATCAAGAAGACCGGTGGCAAGGCCGTCGTCGACGACCCGAAGCAGGTCCCGGCGACCTCCAGAAGAAGGCGGAGACGGCGGCGGCGGAAGCCAAGCAGCGGCCCCTCCCTTAGTCCGCCCCCGTCCGCAAGGAGACCTTGTGTCACTGAAGGCCCCTCCGTCCCCGCTTACAACCGGCCGGGAGAAGAGCGGGCGCGCAGGCCGGTGAGCCGCCGCGGCGGAATCGCCCGGCTCGGCCGCGGGATAGCGCCCGTCATCCTGCTGATCCTCGCCGTGGTCGTCTGGCCCGTCATCGAGCTGATCCGCACCTCGTTCCTCAACATCTCCATCGCCTGGTGAAGCGGTGATTTCAGCGCCACCGAAAGTTCAAGAAGCTCTTCGAGGAGAGCGACTGGGGCCGTCCGCTCTGACGGCGTCGTGGACGCTCGTCGTCGCTCACCGTCACGATGGTGCGGGTTCGCGCAGCTCTTCGACCAGAATCGGCCGCCGCATCACCCGCTGGGCGCTCTCGCCTGGGCCGCCTCCGGATGACCGCCATCGGCGGGGACAGACAGCGGTGACCAAGACGACAAGCTCGATCGCTCGACTCGGCCTCCGACGCCTCCAAGGTGTACTGGCTGGGCAAGAAGGAGACGCCTCCAGAGAAGGCCAACAAGGGCCACAGGTACGACGTCCGGTCCAACTGGAGAGATCGACGAAGTCCGTCAAGAACATGATCCAGGCGGGCGACGAACCCGACCTGCTCCAGACCGGCGGCTACGCCGACAAGGTCGCCGACGACCTCCTCTACAAGGCGGACGAGGTCATGTCCGCCAAGACCCGCGACAACCTCATCCCCACCTTCGCCGAGGCCGGGGAGGTCGACGGCACCCAGTACGGCATCCCCTGGGTCTCCTCCAGCCGCGTCATGTTCTACAACAAGGACGTCTTCAAGAAGGCCGGCGTGAAGGCCCCGCCGAAGACCTGGGACGAACTCGCCGCCGCCGCGAAGAAGATCAAGGACAAGAAGGCCGCCGAGACCCCCTACGCCCTGCCGCTCGGCCCCGAGGAGACCCAGGGCGAGACGATGATGTGGGAGCTCGGCAACGGCGGCGGCTACACCGACGGCGACGGCAAATACACCATCGACAGCCCCCAGAACGTCGAGACGTTCGAGTGGCTCAAGACCGAGCTGGTCAAGCCGGGCCTCACCTACGCCAACCCCGCCTCCACCGACCGCAAGACGGCCTTCGCCGACTTCGCGGCCGGCAAGGTCGGCATGCTCAACGGCCACCCGAGCCTCATCCAGATGGCCAAGGGCGGCAAGGTCGACTACGGCGTCGCGCCCATCCCCGGCAAGGAAGGCCCGCTGAAGAGCACCCTCGGCGTGGCCGACTGGATGATGGCGTTCAAGGACGGCGGCGCGGAGAAGGAAGGCGTGAAGAAGTTCCTGGACTTCACGTACTCCAAGAAGATGCTGGCGTTCGACGAGATGTACAACCTCATGCCGGTCACCCAGGACGCCCTGGAGGAAATGCAGACCAACGGCAAGCACAAGGACCTGGAGCCGTTCTTCGAGGTGCTGCCGAGCGCCAAGTTCTACCCGCTGGGCGACACCACCTGGGACCTCGTCTCCGCCGAGATCAAGAAGACCGGTGGCAAGGCCGTCGTCGACGACCCGAAGCAGGTCCTCGGCGACCTCCAGAAGAAGGCGGAGACGGCGGCGGCGGAAGCCAAGTAGCGGCCCCCTCCCCTTAGTCCGCCCCCCGTCCGCAAGGAGACCTTGTGTCACTGAAGGCCCCTCCGTCCCCGGCCGGCTCCGGCCGGGGACGGAGCGGGCGCGCACCCCGGCCGGTGAGCCGCCGCGGCGGAATCGCCCGGCTCGGCCCGCTGCCCTGGATAGCGCCCGTCATCCTGCTGATCCTCGCCGTGGTCGTCTGGCCCGTCATCGAGCTGATCCGCACCTCGTTCCTCAACATCTCCATCGCCGGCAAGGTGCGCGGCAGCGCCGGGACCGACAAGTTCAAGAAGCTCTTCGAGGAGAGCGACTTCGGGGCCGTCCTGCTCTGGACCGTCGTGTGGACGCTCGTCGTCGTCACCGTCACGATGGTGCTCTCCCTGGCCCTCGCGCAGCTCTTCGACCAGAAGTTCCCCGGCCGCCGCATCACCCGCTGGGCGCTCATCGCCCCCTGGGCCGCCTCCGTCCTGATGACCGCCATCGGCTTCAAGTGGATGCTCAACCAGACCGCCGGCGTCCTCAACACCCTGATGCTCGACCTCGGCCTCATCGACAGCTCCAAGGACTGGCTGGGCAGACCGGAGACCGCCTGGCCCTGGATGATGGCCGTGGCCGTCTTCGTCTCGCTCCCCTTCACCACGTACACGCTGCTCGCCGGGCTCCAGACCATCCCCCAGGAGGTCTACGAGGCCTCGCGCATCGACGGGGCGGGGCCCTGGCAGACGTACCGCCACATCACGCTGCCGATGCTGCGGCCCGCCTTCCTCGTCGGCGTCGTCATCAACCTCATCAACGTCTTCAACTCCTTCCCGATCATCTGGGCCATGACCCAGGGCGGGCCGGGTTACGACACCTCCACGTCGATGGTGTTCATGTACAAGCTGAAGGAGACCGACATCGGTGAGTCCGCGGCCATGTCGGTCGTCAACTTCCTGATGGTCGTGGTGCTCGTGCTGATCTTCCTGAAGGTCAGCCGGTGGAACGAGGAGGACTGATGGCCACGGCGACGGCGACCCGCCCCGCGCCCACCGGACCCGGCGGGCGCAAGAAGCCCCGGCGTGCCTTCCGGCCCCGCACCCTGGTCATCACGGCCTGCGCCTGGCTCCTCGCGGCCGTCTTCCTCGCGCCGTACCTGGAGATGATCGTCACCGCCCTGCGCCCCAAGGAGGAGCTGCGGGACCGCACCTACCTGCCGCAGAACCTGGAGTGGGCGAACTTCGTCGACGTATGGAAGGAGTCCGAACTCGGCCAGAACCTCCAGGTCACCCTGCTGGTGGCCGGCGGCGCGACGCTCCTGGTCCTCCTGGTCTCCCTCCCGGCGGCGTACTACACGGCCCGCATGCGCTACCGGGGCCGCAAGCTCTTCCTGCTCCTGGTCCTGGTCACCCAGATGTTCCAGCCCACGGCCCTGCTGGTCGGCCTCTACCGTGAGTTCCACCAGCTGGACATGCTGAACTCGGTCTGGACCCTGATCCTCACCAACGCGGCGTTCAACCTCGCCTTCGCGGTCTGGATCCTGACGGCGTACATCTCCTCCATCCCCCCGGAGCTGGAGGAGGCCGCCATGGTGGACGGCACCAGCCGCTTCGGCGCCATGATCAAGGTGACGCTGCCGCTGGCGCTGCCGGGCGTGGTCACGGCGGTGATCTTCACCTTCATCACGTCCTGGAACGAGTTCGTGATGGGCCTGACCCTCACCACGGAACCGGACAAGCAGCCGCTGACGGTCGGCATCAGCAACTTCATCGGCAACTACACGGTGCAGTGGAACTACCTCTTCGCCGCGTCGGTGGTCGCGATCATCCCGGTCGTCGTGCTGTTCGCCTTCATCGAGCGGCATGTCGTGTCGGGGCTCACGGCGGGGTCGGTGAAGTAGCGGCGGGGTCGGTGAAGCGACCCCCCAACGGCCGCCGCTCCGGCGAGAATCGAGACATGCAGACGCGAGAACAACTGGAGCGGGACATCCGGGAACTCTCCGACGAGGCCGCCGTGCGCGCCCTCGCGGCCGTGGTCGAGGAGCGGGGGCTCCTGCCCCGGGCCCACGCCGCCGACTGGGACGGCGGGGAGCTGGCCGAGACGCTGGAGAGCGAGGACGTCGCGGAGTACGTGGGGCCGGACCGGCCCGAGGTCACCGAGGGGGAGCTGGCCCGCGCCACCCTCGAGTACGCGGCCTCCCAGGGCGGAGACCTGTCACGCACGGTCGGCGAGGCCGTCGACTACGCGCGCTCACCGATGCAGCGCTTCGACCCCGTCGGCCTCTCGGTCACCGTGCTCGTCGTCGTCCTCCTCCAGACCGAGGTCCGCGTGAGGCGGGACACGGAAGGGAAATGGAGCCTGACCATCCACAAGCGGGCCATGAAGGAGGCGGCGCTTGGCCGGGTCTTCACGGCGCTGCTTTCGCGGATCAGTGGGGGGAAGTAGGGGGTACGGGATTTGGCGGTCGGGGTCGGGGGCAGGTCCGGTGGCCAGGTCCGGCATTCAGGTTGGGTGGCAGGCCTGGTGGTCAGGTCCGGCATCCAGGTCTGGTGGTCAGGTCCGGGGGCCAGATCCGGCACCCGGGCCCAGTGGTCGGGTTCGGTGGTGAGGTCCCGGTGTTGGGGTCCGGTGGCAGGGTCCGGCACCCGGGTTCGGTGGTCGGGTTCGGTGGTGCGGCCCCGGTGTTGGGGTCCGGTGGCAGGGTCCGGCAGCCAGGCCCGGCACCCGGGCCCAGTGGTCGGGTTCGGTGGTGAGGTCCCGGTGTTGGGGTCCGGTGGCAGGGTCCGGCAGCCAGGCCCGGCACCCGGGCCCAGTGGTCGGGTTCGGTGGTGAGGTCCCGGTGTTGGGGTCCGGTGGCAGGGTCCGGCACCCGGGCTCGCCGGCCAGGTCGGGCGGTCAGGTCCGGGACCCAGATCCGGCGCCCGGGCGCGGTGACCAGGTCCCGCGCCCAGGCCCGGCGGTCAGGCCCGAGACTCAGGCCCGGCGGTCAGGTCCGTCCGATGGCCAGATCCGGCACCCAGGCTCGGCGGCCAGGCCCGGGCGCAAAGCCCGGCACCCAGGCCCGGCAACCCCCAGGCCCGGCAGGCATACCTACGGAGGCAGGATGGCGGTCTCGGCGAGGGGAACCTACTCGTGGCGGTGCGAGGGGTGTGAGCGGGAGAGTGCGGCCGTCGTCTGGCGTGTCCTCGATGCTCGTGAGCGCGCCGATGCCCTGAGCGGGGAGAGCCCCGGCCTGGCGTGGGTGGACTGTCCCGGATGCGGTGCGCGGACGGCCATCGACGCGCCGCTGCTCGTCCTGCGGCCGGGCGTGACGGCACCCCTGTTGCTCGCGCTCTCCCTCACGGAGCTCCGGTCGGGGGCCCTGCCGTCCGCGCCCGTCCTGCTCGGGGAGGCCGGGCGGGCCGGAGCCTTCCGCGACACCGTCTTCCACGGGCAGGTGATCCCGCTGCCCCGCAGGCTGCTGCCGGTCGTCCTCACCCGTGACCTCGACCGGGACCTGGCCGACCCGGCGGCGGCCCGCGCCGAGCTGGCGCCGCAGGGGGAGCCGACGGTCGACAACTACGCGACCTTCCTGCACTACCTCGCGGAGGACCGGGAGCAGACCGAGGTGAACGGCCTGCTGTACGCCGTACTGACCAGCCTCCCGGACCAGCTGAGAGAACTCCTGCGTACGCGGCCGGAGTTGACCCGCGACACAAAGGTGCGAGACGCCGGGCGCGCGGAACTGGAGGCGGCCGCGGGCGCCCCGTTCGAACCGGATCTGCGCCGGCGCCAGCGGCTCCTGGAAGACCTCAGCGACGGCCGTACCCCGCAGGAGGAGGCGCTCCAGCGCTACTTCGACTCCCTGCGCGCCCTCGGCGGCGACCTGCGGGAACAGCTGTACGCGCTGTACGAGACGGCCCGCACCGCCGAGGGAACCGCGTCCATCGCACCGGCCCGCGAGGCGCTGGCCCTCGCCGCCGACCTCGGCGAAGAGGAGCTGGAGGCCGAGATCGCCGCCCTGCTCGGCGAGCGCCTGGTGGCCGCCGCCCACGCCGGGCCCGACGCCGACCTGTCCGAAGCGGTCACGCTGCTCGAACACGCCCTGGCCCGGCTCCCCGAAGGCAGCCTGGAGTGGGTGCACACGGCGAACAACCTCGCCAGCGCCCACTACGCGCGCGACGACGGCGACCGCCTGGAGGTCTGGCTGACCGCCTGCGACCTGCTCGCCCGCGCCGGCGAGCTCGACCGGCGCGCACACCCCGAGTTCTGGGCGCGCATCCAGACCAACTACGGCCTGCTCCTGTCGGAGCGGCCGGGCGGCGACGCCACGGACCTCGGCCTCGGCATCCGCCACATCAGGGCCGGTCTCGAAGAACGCTCCCCGGAGCGCTCCACCGTCAACTGGGCCTACTCCATGGTCAATCTCGGCCTGCTCCTCCAGCGCCGCGCCGAGCCGGACGACCTGGGCGAGGCCGAACGCTGCTACCGGGACACCCTGAGCCACCTCGCACCAGGCGACGACCCCGCCCTCTGGGCACAGGCCCAGTACAACCTCGCCGACCTGCTCCTCACCCGCGACCCCCCGGACCCGTACGGCGCCCGGGCCGCCGCCTCGGCCGTGCTCGACCTGGCCACGGAGCACCCCGGCCCTCTCGACACCGGCCGCGTCACCTGGCTGCTGGCCCGGTCCAGTGACCTCATCGACGGGCCGGACAGTGCCCAGAGCCTCCGGTTGCGCCGCGCGGCCCTGGCCGCCGTACCACC is a genomic window containing:
- a CDS encoding extracellular solute-binding protein, coding for MIQAGDEPDLLQTGGYADKVADDLLYKADEVMSAKTRDNLIPTFAEAGEVDGTQYGIPWVSSSRVMFYNKDVFKKAGVKAPPKTWDELAAAAKKIKDKKAAETPYALPLGPEETQGETMMWELGNGGGYTDGDGKYTIDSPQNVETFEWLKTELVKPGLTYANPASTDRKTAFADFAAGKVGMLNGHPSLIQMAKGGKVDYGVAPIPGKEGPLKSTLGVADWMMAFKDGGAEKEGVKKFLDFTYSKKMLAFDEMYNLMPVTQDALEEMQTNGKHKDLEPFFEVLPSAKFYPLGDTTWDLVSAEIKKTGGKAVVDDPKQVLGDLQKKAETAAAEAK
- a CDS encoding carbohydrate ABC transporter permease; this encodes MATATATRPAPTGPGGRKKPRRAFRPRTLVITACAWLLAAVFLAPYLEMIVTALRPKEELRDRTYLPQNLEWANFVDVWKESELGQNLQVTLLVAGGATLLVLLVSLPAAYYTARMRYRGRKLFLLLVLVTQMFQPTALLVGLYREFHQLDMLNSVWTLILTNAAFNLAFAVWILTAYISSIPPELEEAAMVDGTSRFGAMIKVTLPLALPGVVTAVIFTFITSWNEFVMGLTLTTEPDKQPLTVGISNFIGNYTVQWNYLFAASVVAIIPVVVLFAFIERHVVSGLTAGSVK
- a CDS encoding sugar ABC transporter permease, yielding MSRRGGIARLGPLPWIAPVILLILAVVVWPVIELIRTSFLNISIAGKVRGSAGTDKFKKLFEESDFGAVLLWTVVWTLVVVTVTMVLSLALAQLFDQKFPGRRITRWALIAPWAASVLMTAIGFKWMLNQTAGVLNTLMLDLGLIDSSKDWLGRPETAWPWMMAVAVFVSLPFTTYTLLAGLQTIPQEVYEASRIDGAGPWQTYRHITLPMLRPAFLVGVVINLINVFNSFPIIWAMTQGGPGYDTSTSMVFMYKLKETDIGESAAMSVVNFLMVVVLVLIFLKVSRWNEED